From a single Phragmites australis chromosome 7, lpPhrAust1.1, whole genome shotgun sequence genomic region:
- the LOC133925628 gene encoding LOW QUALITY PROTEIN: uncharacterized protein LOC133925628 (The sequence of the model RefSeq protein was modified relative to this genomic sequence to represent the inferred CDS: deleted 1 base in 1 codon) — CFGCRVVAEQPVEMDLTAANERHLCRIRVSRGDDPVGALGESDHSFGFGGTGKFSHHRKFVDYGVRFGVGDTVVCAVDLDSKPMASIGFARNGEWLGVAKHFDAGEKGLGLVHAPVRPMEWGSAIISHVLLKNVVIDMQFSREDGLEPVDGYEPWASACADGNAVSGPVFEQSECEVMMMVGLRASGKSTWAEKWVKEHPEKRFILLGTNLALEQMKVPGLLHKNYYGDRFDRLMDCATWIFNTLLKRVANIPRSYIIDQTNVYKNARIRKLRPFANYRKISCKRMSHFAHGGWISES; from the exons TGCTTCGGGTGCCGCGTCGTCGCCGAGCAGCCCGTGGAGATGGACCTCACGGCCGCCAACGAGCGGCACCTCTGCCGCATCAGGGTGTCGCGGGGGGACGACCCCGTG GGGGCGCTCGGGGAGTCTGACCACAGCTTTGGGTTCGGGGGCACGGGGAAGTTCTCCCACCACCGCAAGTTCGTCGACTACGGCGTCAGGTTCGGGGTCGGGGACACGGTCGTCTGCGCCGTAGACCTCGATTCCAAGCCCATGGCGTCGATCGGGTTCGCGAGGAACGGCGAGTGGCTCGGTGTGGCCAAGCATTTTGATGCGGGTGAGAAGGGGCTTGGGTTGGTTCACGCTCCTGTGAGGCCGATGGAATGGGGATCCGCGATCATTTCGCATGTCCTGCTGAAGAATGTCGTCATCGATATGCAATTCAGCAGGGAGGATGGGTTGGAGCCGGTTGATGGTTATGAGCCCTGGGCCTCGGCTTGTGCCGATGGGAATGCGGTGTCTGGCCCTGTGTTTGAACAAAGTGAATGTGAGGTCATGATGATGGTTGGACTCCGGGCTTCAGGAAAGTCGACGTGGGCAGAGAAGTGGGTCAAGGAGCATCCGGAGAAACGCTTTATCCTTCTCGGAACTAACCTTGCTTTGGAGCAAATGAAG GTGCCAGGATTATTGCATAAGAATTACTATGGTGACCGTTTCGATCGATTGATGGATTGTGCTACATGGATTTTCAACACATTGCTGAAAAGGGTGGCAAACATCCCTCGCAGCTACATCATCGATCAGACAAATGTTTACAAAAATGCTCGTATTCGCAAGCTGAGGCCATTTGCCAACTACCGTAAGATTAGCTGCAAAAGAATGTCACATTTCGCACATGGTGGTTGGATTAGCGAATCTTAG
- the LOC133925075 gene encoding probable galacturonosyltransferase 10 → MRRRPFLDQRRPSFKRRWQQRPWWVRLALSLVLALAFVLLLAVLLGSPDPGASPSTSTASSGSTTTSSPLLRQRSYLEGISDALNMTDEMLSARSFSRQLTDQISLAKTYVVVAKEANNLQFAAELSAQVRRAQSILAHAAAHGDMVMEQEAEKAIRDMSMLFFQAQQLRYDSGVTIMKLKGQIQSLEEKSKAEADKSTKYGQIAAEELPKGLYCLGVRLTMEWFNSPELQRKFSDRSPAVQSNLRDNGLYHFCVFSDNILAVSVVVNSTAINSKHPEKIVIHLVTDELNYAPMKAWFAMNDYRGVTVEIQKVEDFSWLNASYVPVLRQLQNTATQKFYFSGSGNRGTPIKFRNPKYLSMLNHLRFYIPEIYPDLDKVVFLDDDIVVQRDLSELFTINLNGNVMGAVETCMETFHRFHKYLNHSHPLIRAHFDPDACGWAFGMNVLDLIEWRKKNVTGIYHYWQERNADHTLWKLGSLPPGLLAFYGLVEALDPKWHVLGLGYTTVDPATIKEGAVLHYNGNMKPWLKIGMEKYKSFWDNYVDYSHPLLQRCFMR, encoded by the exons ATGAGGCGGCGGCCGTTCCTGGACCAGCGGCGGCCGTCGTTCAAGCGGCGGTGGCAGCAGCGGCCGTGGTGGGTGCGCCTCGCGCTCTCCCTCGTCCTCGCCCTCGccttcgtcctcctcctcgccgtcctcctcgGCTCCCCCGACCCCGGTGCCTCCccgtccacctccaccgcctcATCCGGATCCACGACCAcgtcctcccctctcctccgccAG AGATCTTACCTCGAGGGCATCTCGGATGCGCTCAACATGACCGATGAAATGCTGAGTGCTCGCTCATTTTCAAGGCAGCTCACGGACCAGATTTCACTCGCCAAGACATACGTCGTGGTCGCCAAAGAAGCCAATAACCTGCAGTTTGCTGCAGAGCTCAGTGCGCAGGTACGGCGGGCGCAGAGCATCCTTGCACACGCCGCAGCCCATGGGGACATGGTAATGGAGCAGGAAGCAGAGAAGGCGATCAGGGACATGTCTATGCTGTTCTTCCAGGCGCAGCAGTTGCGGTATGATAGCGGGGTCACAATCATGAAGTTGAAAGGTCAGATTCAGTCCCTAGAGGAGAAGTCGAAAGCGGAGGCGGATAAGAGCACAAAATATGGGCAGATTGCTGCCGAGGAGCTCCCAAAGGGGCTTTATTGCCTTGGAGTCCGGTTAACCATGGAATGGTTCAACAGTCCTGAGCTTCAGAGGAAGTTTTCAGATAGGAGCCCAGCAGTGCAGAGCAATCTAAGGGATAACGGCCTCTACCATTTTTGTGTCTTCTCAGACAACATCCTTGCTGTCTCAGTTGTCGTCAATTCTACAGCTATAAACTCAAAGCACCCTGAAAAGATTGTTATTCACCTAGTGACCGATGAGTTGAACTATGCTCCAATGAAGGCCTGGTTTGCCATGAATGATTACAGAGGGGTCACTGTGGAGATACAAAAGGTGGAGGACTTCAGCTGGCTCAATGCGTCATATGTTCCCGTTCTTAGACAGCTGCAGAACACTGCCACCCAGAAGTTCTACTTCTCTGGCAGTGGTAATCGTGGAACACCAATTAAATTCAGGAATCCAAAGTACTTATCCATGCTTAACCACCTGAGGTTTTACATCCCAGAAATATACCCTGATTTGGATAAGGTGGTATTTCTTGATGATGATATCGTTGTTCAGAGGGACTTATCAGAATTGTTTACTATCAACCTCAATGGTAATGTGATGGGTGCTGTAGAGACTTGCATGGAAACATTCCACAGGTTTCATAAGTATCTTAACCATTCCCATCCTCTTATTCGTGCTCATTTTGACCCTGATGCTTGTGGCTGGGCATTCGGTATGAATGTGCTCGATCTTATCgaatggaggaagaagaatgtGACAGGTATATATCATTATTGGCAGGAGCGTAATGCTGATCATACCCTATGGAAGCTTGGGTCTTTGCCGCCTGGGCTTCTTGCTTTCTATGGCTTGGTTGAAGCACTAGACCCCAAATGGCATGTCTTGGGGCTTGGCTACACAACTGTGGATCCTGCTACTATCAAGGAAGGAGCAGTACTTCATTACAATGGAAATATGAAGCCATGGCTGAAAATTGGAATGGAGAAGTACAAGAGCTTTTGGGACAACTATGTGGACTATTCACACCCTCTGCTTCAGCGGTGCTTCATGCGTTGA
- the LOC133925077 gene encoding uncharacterized protein LOC133925077: MDARKHRSRDHAMGNNKRVPPYLLLVLLAISAAALSVGILHKMRERRVFAVLLQEHDQQLILLQVLLEKEKEVNKEMRRKVDELEAKTSVLSIERAQLKNKLMDSETTTTYLTNTQKELEAALVEKESHINQMKENAAASNPDQMTTILQQKEAELDKSENSSDSIPATAEEENPNNTTASESSHQDDSIVVGANNENATSDTVVLNKSENSSDSIPATAEEENSNNTTASESSHQDESIVVGANNENATSDTTVVLDKSENSIDSIPAPEEEQNSYNTTASESNQQDNNSSKEQFLKLTTNMEDDQLRENNGDANGHSDDAPEGSHSDKPELPQSQKLTDNQEVSKEELDGTRQLEDPQGEVSYHSRDNKLLEKEDGNAVVKEAEEEINPDGKLETSEESFSEANQNNTQAMKPVSDPSGVNPSMITNNDERNETSKRHRRRKFRSRRKKRATGTASSNNGSHQMEVDAAANP, encoded by the exons ATGGATGCAAGAAAGCACAGATCAAGAGACCACGCAATGGGAAACAACAAGAGGGTGCCCCCCTacctgctgctggtgctgctggccatcagcgccgccgcgctGAGCGTCGGCATCTTGCACAAGATGagggagcgccgtgtttttgccGTCCTACTCCAGGAACATGACCAgcagctcatcctcctccaagTACTCCTGGAG AAAGAAAAGGAAGTTAATAAAGAGATGAGGCGGAAAGTGGACGAACTGGAAGCCAAAACATCTGTCCTAAGTATTGAGAGGGCACAACTGAAAAACAAGCTCATGGATTCAGAAACTACCACCACATATCTTACCAACACCCAGAAAGAATTGGAAGCAGCTCTTGTGGAGAAAGAGAGCCATATCAACCAAATGAAAGAGAACGCAGCTGCGTCAAACCCTGATCAGATGACAACTATCCTGCAGCAAAAAGAAGCTGAGCTTGACAAATCTGAAAATTCCAGTGATTCCATACCTGCTACAGCAGAAGAAGAAAATCCCAACAACACTACTGCATCAGAGAGTAGCCACCAGGATGACAGCATTGTAGTGGGAGCAAACAACGAAAATGCAACTTCTGACACTGTGGTACTTAACAAATCTGAAAACTCCAGTGATTCCATACCAGCTACAGCAGAAGAAGAAAATTCCAACAACACTACTGCATCAGAGAGCAGCCACCAGGACGAGAGCATTGTGGTGGGAGCAAACAACGAAAATGCAACTTCTGACACAACTGTGGTACTTGACAAATCTGAAAACTCCATTGATTCCATACCTGCTCCAGAAGAAGAACAAAATTCCTACAACACCACTGCATCAGAGAGCAACCAACAAGATAATAATTCCTCAAAAGAACAGTTTTTGAAGTTGACAACTAACATGGAAGATGATCAGCTGCGGGAGAATAATGGTGATGCCAATGGACATTCAGATGATGCTCCAGAGGGAAGTCATTCTGATAAACCTGAACTTCCACAGAGCCAAAAGCTGACAGACAATCAGGAAGTCAGCAAAGAAGAACTGGATGGCACAAGACAGTTGGAGGATCCCCAAGGCGAGGTCAGCTACCACAGCAGAGACAATAAACTGCTGGAAAAGGAAGATGGCAATGCAGTTGTCAAAGAAGCAGAGGAAGAAATAAATCCTGATGGCAAGTTGGAGACCTCAGAAGAAAGCTTCAGTGAAGCCAACCAAAACAATACGCAAGCTATGAAACCTGTTTCTGATCCCTCAGGTGTAAACCCCAGCATGATCACAAATAATGATGAAAGAAATGAAACAAGCAAGAGACATAGGAGGAGAAAGTTCAGAtctagaaggaagaagagggctACTGGTACTGCTAGCAGTAACAATGGGAGTCATCAAATGGAGGTAGATGCCGCAGCAAACCCATAA
- the LOC133925078 gene encoding uncharacterized protein LOC133925078 codes for MAAAITTSLASPAWAWPRAAPASAPRGAQCRASASASAADPAFHPAVSRAAESLQAEFRAVDRAIALNSSRVAAAFRRARVAPHHFGGSTGYGHDDGGGREALDAVFAEIVCAEAAIVRPQFFSGTHAIACALFALLRPGHELLAVAGPPYDTLEEVIGIRGWANVGSLKDFGVAYREVPLAADGGLDWNALACAIRPETGCAFIQRSCGYSWRKSLSVADIRRAIDLIKMQNPNCMVMVDNCYGEFVEASEPAMVGADLIAGSLIKNPGGTIAPCGGYVAGKKDLVAAVAARLSAPGLGVEFGSTPGHVMRALFQGLFLAPQMVGEAVKGGLLIAEVMSAKGYRVQPLPRVPRHDIVQAVELGNRDRLIAFCEVVQQTCPVGSFIKPTAGETPGYASEVIFADGTFVDGSTSELSCDGPLRDPYAVFCQGGTHWTQWALVLSEVLKVI; via the exons atggcggcggccatCACCACCAGCTTGGCCTCCCCCGCGTGGGCGTGGCCTCGCGCCGCTCCCGCCTCCGCCCCGCGCGGTGCCCAGTGTCGTGCGTCCGCGTCCGCGTCCGCGGCCGACCCGGCGTTTCACCCGGCAGTGTCCCGCGCGGCGGAGTCGCTGCAGGCGGAGTTCCGCGCGGTGGACCGCGCAATCGCACTCAACTCCTcccgcgtcgccgccgccttTCGACGAGCCCGCGTCGCCCCGCAC CACTTCGGTGGGTCGACGGGGTACGGCCACGACGACGGGGGCGGCAGGGAAGCGCTGGACGCCGTCTTCGCCGAAATCGTCTGCGCCGAGGCTGCCATTGTGCGCCCCCAG TTCTTCTCCGGCACGCACGCCATTGCATGTGCTCTGTTTGCGCTTCTGAGGCCTGGGCATGAG CTCCTGGCGGTGGCTGGGCCTCCGTACGATACCTTAGAGGAGGTGATTGGGATCAGAGGGTGGGCCAATGTAGGGTCACTCAAGGATTTCGGAGTGGCGTACCGAGAAGTTCCG CTTGCAGCAGATGGTGGCCTTGATTGGAATGCTCTTGCTTGTGCCATCAGACCAGAAACTGGATGTGCTTTCATACAGAGATCTTGCGGATATTCATGGCGCAAGAGTCTAAGCGTTGCAGATATTCGCAGAGCTATAGATTTGATCAAG ATGCAAAATCCAAACTGCATGGTGATGGTTGACAATTGCTATGGTGAATTTGTTGAGGCATCGGAACCTGCAATGGTG GGAGCAGATTTGATTGCCGGTAGTTTGATAAAGAACCCAGGTGGAACTATTGCGCCTTGTGGTGGTTATGTTGCTGGGAAGAAAGATTTGGTTGCAGCAGTTGCAGCTCGCCTATCTGCACCTGGCCTTGGGGTGGAGTTTGGGTCAACACCCGGCCATGTTATGCGTGCACTGTTTCAAGGCTTGTTTCTTGCTCCACAAATGGTTGGAGAAGCAGTAAAA GGAGGTTTGCTAATTGCGGAAGTCATGTCAGCCAAGGGCTATAGAGTTCAGCCACTTCCGAGGGTTCCTCGCCATGATATTGTGCAG gcAGTAGAGCTTGGCAACAGAGATAGACTCATAGCGTTCTGTGAAGTGGTGCAACAGACTTGCCCAGTAGGATCTTTTATAAAACCAACTGCTGGGGAAACTCCTGGCTATGCTTCAGAG GTCATTTTTGCTGATGGTACATTCGTTGATGGAAGCACAAGTGAACTGTCATGTGATGGGCCCTTAAGAGATCCATACGCTGTCTTCTGTCAG GGAGGAACACATTGGACACAGTGGGCACTTGTCCTCAGTGAAGTTCTGAAGGTCATATAA
- the LOC133923670 gene encoding endonuclease 1, translated as MPSSPSPMAFGKGKGLAVSFLQAVVLGLVLASAAPVVRSWSKEGHMLTCRIAQDLLEPDAAHAVKNLLPDDVDGDLSALCVWPDQVRHWYKYRWTSPLHFIDTPDKACSFDYSRDCHGPDGAKDMCVAGAIANFTSQLLHYKHGSADRRYNLTEALLFLSHFIGDVHQPMHVGFTSDQGGNSINLRWFRHKSNLHHVWDREIILTALDELYGKDMDIFRKQLEHNFTKGPWSDDVSSWADCEDLLSCPTKYATESIGLACKWAYNGVREEETLSDDYFDSRLPIISRRIAQGGVRLAMFLNRIFGQHNRDVTPPS; from the exons ATGCCGTCGAGCCCAAGTCCAATGGCCTTCGGCAAGGGGAAGGGTCTGGCCGTCTCGTTCCTGCAAGCCGTGGTGCTCGGGTTGGTTCTCGCGTCGGCGGCGCCGGTGGTTCGGTCCTGGAGCAAAGAAGGTCACATGCTCACATGCCGGATTGCGCAG GATCTGCTGGAGCCTGACGCCGCGCATGCCGTGAAGAACCTCCTCCCGGACGACGTGGACGGCGACCTGTCGGCGCTCTGCGTGTGGCCGGACCAGGTCAGGCACTGGTACAAGTACAGGTGGACCAGCCCGCTCCACTTCATCGACACCCCTGACAAAGCCTGCAGCTTTGACTACTCAA GGGACTGCCACGGCCCCGATGGCGCGAAGGACATGTGCGTCGCCGGAGCCATCGCCAACTTCACGTCCCAGCTTCTGCACTACAAGCACGGCAGCGCTGACCGGAGAT ACAACTTGACTGAAGCCCTTCTGTTCTTGTCACACTTCATCGGAGATGTTCATCAG CCGATGCACGTGGGGTTCACCAGCGACCAAGGGGGGAATTCGATAAACCTGCGCTGGTTCAGACACAAATCTAATCTCCATCAC GTGTGGGACAGGGAGATCATACTGACAGCTCTCGATGAACTCTACGGCAAGGACATGGACATCTTCCGGAAGCAACTTGAGCACAACTTCACCAAG GGTCCATGGTCCGATGATGTATCATCTTGGGCAGACTGCGAGGACCTCTTATCCTGCCCAACCAA GTACGCTACAGAGAGCATAGGCTTGGCATGCAAATGGGCGTACAACGGCGTCCGTGAAGAGGAAACACTATCCG ATGACTACTTCGATTCCAGGCTTCCTATCATCTCGCGGCGGATCGCGCAGGGGGGAGTGAGGCTGGCCATGTTCCTGAACCGGATCTTCGGCCAGCACAACCGTGACGTAACACCACCGTCCTGA